Genomic DNA from Streptomyces sp. AM 2-1-1:
ACGCCTTCACCCTCACCGTCGAGCCCCTCGCCGACGGCGACAAGAACGGCTGCGGCACCACCTACGACGGCCTCGCCGCCGACGTCACTCCCGGCGAGCGCATCCTCGTCGACGACGGCCGCGTCGCCCTCCAGGTGACCGCGGTCGACGGCCCCCGCGTCCGCACCACCGTCCTCGAAGGCGGCGTGGTCTCCGACAACAAGGGCCTCAACCTCCCCGGCGTCGCCGTCTCCGTCCCCGCCCTCTCCGAGAAGGACATCGACGACCTGCGCTGGGCCCTGCGCATCGGCGCCGACATCGTCGCCCTCTCCTTCGTGCGCAGCGGCAAGGACATCGTCGACGTCCACCGCGTGATGACCGAGGAGGGCCGCCGCGTCCCCGTCGTCGCCAAGGTCGAGAAGCCCCAGGCCGTCGAGAACATCGACTCCATCGTGGCCGCCTTCGACGGCATCATGGTCGCCCGCGGTGACCTCGGCGTCGAAATGCCCCTGGAACAGGTCCCGATCGTCCAGAAGCGCGCCGTCGAACTGGCCCGGCGCAACGCCAAGCCCGTCATCGTCGCCACCCAGATGCTCGAGTCGATGATCGACAACTCCCGGCCCACCCGCGCCGAGGCCTCCGACGTCGCCAACGCCATCATCGACGGCACCGACGCGGTGATGCTCTCCGGCGAGACCAGTGTCGGCAAGCACCCCGTCGAGACGGTGCGCACCATGTCCCGCATCGTCGAAGCCGCCGAGGAGGACCTCCTCGGCCACGGCCTCCCGCCGCTCACCGACCGCAGCAAGCCCCGCACCCAGGGCGGCGCGGTCGCCCGCGCGGCCGCCGAGATGGGCGACTTCCTCGGCGCCAAGTTCCTCGTGGCGTTCACCCAGAGCGGCGACACCGCGAAGCGGCTCTCCCGCTACCGCTCGCCCATCCCGCTCCTGGCCTTCACCCCCGACGCCGCCACCCGCGCCCAGCTCAACCTCACCTGGGGCGTGGAGAGTTTCCTCGGCCCGCACGTCGAGTCCACCGACGCGATGGTCGCCCAGGTGGACGAGGAACTCCTGCGGATCGGCCGCTGCGAGAAGGGCGACGTCATCGTCATCACGGCCGGCTCCCCGCCGGGCGTGACGGGCTCCACCAACCTGGTCCGCGTGCACCACGTCGGCGAGGACGACAGCCCGAAGTAGTACGGCGCACGGTCCGCCGGCGCCCCGGGCCGTCAGTGTTTCGGCCCGACGTGCGCGTCCATCAGCGCGACGGACGCCCGTCGGGCGACGGAGACGTTGTACCGCCGCCCCGCCCGGTCGCAGTGCTTCCACTCCACGCCGAGCGCGTCCAGCGTGTCCGTGTAGAGGCGCCGGATGTCGTCCGAGACGTTGGTGAACCAGTAACGCGGGTACTCGTACCGCTTCCGCACCCCGCCCACGGTCCGCACCGTCCAGTTCGTGGCCCGGCAGCCGTCCGAGTGGACCAGCCCGCGCACGAACTCCCACGGGTGCGCGTCGACGATCTCGCGCTGCCAGCGGGCGAGGACGATGGGGCGCTCGTGCTTCTTGCCGGGGCCGTGCTGGGGGAAGAGGCAGGGCAGGTGCTTCGAGTAGACCTTGACGTTGTGGCAGCCGACCTTCCGGATCCGACAGGTTTTGTTCTCCGGGAAGACCTTGTGCATCGCCGCCTCGGCAGCGTCCTGCAGGCCGGGCCAGGCATCGTCAAGGGTGATGATGAGGCTGGTGACGCGGTGGGCGGGCGCTTGGCTGATATGCCCGTCGCCCAGGTACAGGCCCAGCAGGTAGGCGTACGCGCGCGCATCGAGAGGCGTCCCGTCGCACCGGTGGCATTTCGGATTGTGCCGCCCAGGGCACTCGTCCCGTTTGGCGCGGTCCATGTGTTTCCAATAGCTGATGGTGCCCGCAGGTACGTTCAGCTTTCTCGCCACATCGGCGTTCCTAGCGCCGTCCCGGAGAAGGCTGAGCGCGGTACGCCGGACTTCCGAACGCTGGATGTTCATTCCACTACGATCAGTTACCGCAGCTGCATGTGTCGAAAAATCGCGGATGTTCACGAGAAGGTGAGCATCCGCTTGTCAGACTGTGTGCCGAGTGCGGGATTCGAACCCGCAAGCCCTTTCGGGCAGATGTGTTTGAGACATCCGTGTATACCCTTCCACCAACCCGGCCTGGGGCACTGGGAGGAGTGTACCGGGTGACCGGTCGCTCGCGCTGCTAGGTAGGCTCTTGGGAGCAGTACCCCTGTCCTTACCGAGGAGCACCCGTGACCACGCCCGAGTCGCCCGAGCCCGCAGACGCCGTCGACGACGACAAGTCGCACGTTCCGCCGCTGACGACCCGCGTCGTCATCGCCGAGGACGAAGCGCTCATCCGTCTGGATCTCAAAGAGATGCTGGAGGAAGAGGGGTACGCGGTCGTCGGTGAGGCCGGAGACGGCCAGCAGGCCATCGAGCTGGCCCGGGAGCACCGGCCCGACCTGGTCATCCTGGACGTCAAGATGCCGGTGCTCGACGGGATCTCCGCCGCCGAGAAGATCTCCGAGGAGTCCATCGCGCCGGTCCTCATGCTCACCGCGTTCTCGCAGCGCGACCTCGTGGAGCGGGCCCGCGACGCCGGGGCGATGGCGTACCTCGTGAAGCCGTTCAGCAAGAGCGACGTCGTGCCCGCGATCGAGATGGCGGTCTCCCGCTTCGCCGAGCTGCGTGCGCTGGAGAACGAGGTCGCCGACCTGGCCCAGCGGCTGGAGACCCGCAAGCTGGTGGACCGGGCGAAGAGCATCCTGCAGACCGACTACGGCCTCTCCGAGCCGGCCGCCTTCCGCTGGATCCAGAAGACCTCGATGGACCGGCGGCTCTCGATGCAGCAGCTGGCCGAAGCGCTGATCGCGGACGCCGAGGAGAAGAAGAAGGCGGCCGAGTAGCGGCCTCGGCTTTTCCTTCCGTACGCCGCAGGGCCCGCACCCCGATCGTCCACGGGTGCGGGCCCTGCGGCGCACGTGCGCGGGGTCAGTCCTCGCCGAGGTAGGCCTTGCGGACGGACTCGTCGTGCAGGAGGTCCGCCCCGGTGCCGGAGAGGACGATCTTGCCGATCTCCATGACGTGGCCGTGATCCGCGAGGGAGAGCGCCGCCTGGGCGTTCTGCTCGACGAGGAGGATCGTCGTGCCGGATGCCCGGAGCTCGACGATGGTCTCCATGATCTTCTGCATCATGATCGGGGAGAGCCCCATGGAGGGCTCGTCGAGCATGAGCAGCTTGGGCCGTGACATCAGGGCGCGTCCCATGGCGAGCATCTGCTGCTCACCGCCCGAGAGGGTTCCGGCGGACTGCTTGCGGCGTTCCCCGAGGATGGGGAAGAGGTCGTAGGCGCGCTGGACGTCCTGGGCGATGCCCTCCTTGTCGCTGCGCAGGTAGGCGCCGAGCAGGAGGTTCTCGGCGATCGTCAGCCGGGGGAAGATGTGGCGTCCCTCGGGGGAGTGGGCGAGGCCCAACGCGACGATCTTGTGGGCGGGGACGTCGGCGAGGGGCTTGCCGTCGAAGAGGATGCGGCCCCCGGCCGGCTTGAGGAGCCCGGAGAGGGTGCGCAGGGTCGTGGTCTTCCCGGCGCCGTTGGTGCCGATGAGGGTGACGACCTGGCCGGCTTCGACGCTGAACGAGATGCCCTTGACGGCCTCGATCTTGCCGTAGGCGACGCGGAGGTCCTCGACTTCCAGGAGCGCGGTCATGAGGTTTCCTCCTCGGCGGTGGTGCCGGTCGTGCTCTCCGCGGGGGTGGCCCCCCTGGTCACCGTGGACGCCGAGTGGCCGGCCTCGGCGGCTTCGACCTCGGCGACCTCGTCGGCGCCCGGGGCTCCTTCGAAGGGGGTGCCGAGGTAGGCGGCGATGACGCGTTCGTCGCTCTGGACCGTGCTGGGTACGCCCTCGACGAGTTTCTCGCCCTGGACGAGGCAGGCGACGCGGTCGCAGAGGTTGAAGATGAAGCGCATGTCGTGCTCGATGACGAGCACGGCGATGCCCTGGTCGCGGATGGCGAAGATGAGCTCTTCGGTGACGCGGGTTTCCTGCGGGTTCATGCCGGCGGTGGGCTCGTCGAGGAGGAGGAGTCCGGGGTCGCTGGCGAGGGCGCGCGCGATTTCCAGCTTGCGCTGCTCTCCGTAGGGGAGGTTGCGCGCGAGGTGGTCGGCCTTGTGCGCGAGGCCGATGAACTCGAGCAGCTCCATGGAGCGTTCGCGGCTGGCCTTCTCGGCGCGGCTGTGGCTGGGCAGCCGCAGCAGGGCGGACCAGAGTCCGTCGTCGGTGCGGGTGTGGCGGCCGACGAGGACGTTCTCCAGGACGGTCATGTTGGCGAAGAGCCGGATGTTCTGGAAGGTGCGGGCGATGCCTGCCTGGGTGACGAGGTGGGGCTTGGGCGGCAGGACGGTGCCCTTGTAGCTGACCTTGCCCTCGGTGGGGACGTAGAGGCCGGTGAGGCAGTTGAAGAAGGTGGTCTTGCCGGCGCCGTTGGGGCCGATGAGGCCGACGATCTCGCCGCTGTCGACGGTGAGGGAGACGTCGCGTACGGCGGTGAGTCCGCCGAAGCGCATGGTGACGCCGGTGGCGTCGAGGACGGTGCCGGCGGCCGGGGCGGCCGCGGGGGTGTCGGTGGTGTTCGTGGTGGTGGTCATGGTGTCACGCCCCCGCCTTGGTGATACCGGCGCCGGTGTCCTCGGGCTGCCGTGGTTCGGGTACGTCGGGCTGGTTGGTCGTGTTGTCGGCGTCGGCCTCGTGGAATTCGAGTTGCTTGCGGCGGTCGGCGACGAGGCCTTCGGGGCGGAAGCGCATCAGCAGGATGAGAGCGATGCCGAAGAGGAGCAGCTGGTAGTCCTGCATGAACTGGAGCTTGGCCGGGATGAGGTAGAGGAGTGCGGCGCCGACGAAGGGGCCGCTGAGGGTGCCCATGCCGCCGAGGATGACGGCGGCGAGCAGGAAGGCGGAGTTCGGGGGTACAGAGCCGGCGAACTGGTACTGCTCGGGCGTCACGGTGTAGTTGACGTGGGCCTGGACGGTACCGGCGAGGCCGGCGAGGGTCGCGCCGAGGGCGAAGGCGAGGAGCTTGAGCCGGAAGGCGTTGATGCCCATGGCGGTGGCGGCGGTCTCGTCCTCGCGGATGGCGACCCAGGCGCGGCCGATGCGGGAGTCGCCGGAGCGGCGGAAGACGAGGATGACGACGGCGGTGACGAGGAGCATCAGCAGGTAGTAGTTGGCGGGCCTGCTGAGGCTGAAGGGGCCGACGTCGTGGCTGGTCCCGAACTCGAATCCGAAGAGGTTGAGGTCGGGGATGGAGGGGATGCCCTGGGAGCCGTTGGTGAGGTCGGGTCCGCTGTTGCCGTTGAGGTTGTTGACGGTGACGCGGAAGATCTCGCCGAAGCCGAGGGTGACGATGGCGAGGTAGTCGCCGCGCAGCCGCAGGGTCGGGGCGCCGATGAGGACGCCGAAGACCAGGGAGACGACGGCTCCGGTGAGGACGGCTGCCCAGAAGGGGAAGTGGACGCCGATCGCGGAGGCGGAGGCCCCGGAGACGAGGGCGGATGTGTAGGCGCCGACGCCGAGGAACGCGACGTAGCCGAGGTCGAGGAGGCCGGCCAGGCCGACGACGACGTTGAGGCCGAGGGCGACGGTCGCGAAGATGAGGATGTTCGTGCCGATGAGCGCGTACTCGCCGGTGTTCTGCGTGAACGGGAAGCAGAAGGCCGCGACGAGGGCGGCGGTGAGGGTGACGTTGCGGTGCTTGGACGTCAGGGCGCTGAGGCGGGCGACGAGGCCGGCGCGGTGCAGGGCGGTGAAGCCGAGGCCGGCGGTGAGGAGGAACCCGATGAAGAGCTCGGTGTACTCCGTGTCGATGCCGTACGAGAAGACGTAGAGCGCGACGCCGAAGGCGGCGGCGATGACGAGGATCTCGGCCCAGGAGGGGAGTTCGCGGGCGCGGCCCGGTGCGGGTGCGGTGAGGCTGTTCGCGAACACGGAGCCGCCGCCGGGGTGCGCGTCGCCGGTGGCCTGGTCCGCGGGGAGGCCGAAGGAGGCGACCGCCGCGACGAGGGAGCCGGCGAGGCTGACCCAGGCGCCGGGTTCGAGGTTGACGACGCCGCCGAGTTCGGTGGTGATGGCGCCGACCGCGTATCCGGTGGTGGCCAGGATGCCGAGCGCGGCGAAGCGCACGGAGCTGTTGGTGCCGCCGGGGGTGAGCCAGCCGAGTCCTCGGATCCCGTATCCGGAGAGGACGAGGAGGAGGGTGAGGACGGAGCCGACGAGGGTGAGGATCTGCAGGCCGCCGGGGTAGCCGGTGACGGTGAGGTCGCCGGGGAACTCGTCGGTCCAGGTCCAGGCGAGGAAGGTGCCCACGAGGGTGACGGCCGCGCCGGCGGTGGTGAGGGCGCGTGCGGCGGCGGGGGGCAGCGGGAGGGGCGCGCGGGTGGTGTGCGTGGTCATCCGTATCACGCCCGATCCGCGACGCGTTCGCCGAGCAGGCCTTGTGGCCGCAGCAGCAGGACGACGATGAGGAGGACGAAGGCCCACACGTCCTTCCAGGCGCCGCCGCCGAAGAGGTCCATGCCGGGGACGTCGCTCATGTAGCCGGTGGCGAGGGCTTCGGCGAGGCCGAGGACGACGCCGCCGAGCATGGCGCCGTAGATGTTGCCGATGCCGCCGAGTACCGCTGCGGTGAAGGCCTTGAGGCCCATGATGAAGCCCATTTTGAAGCCGATCTGGCCGTTCTTGAGCCCGTAGGCGACGGCGGCGACGGCGGCGAACGCGGCACCGATGGCGAAGGCCATGACGATGATGCGGTCGGTGTTGATGCCCATGAGCTTGGCGGTGTCGGGGTCCTGCGAGGTGGCCTGCATGCCGCGGCCGGCGCGGGTCTTGGAGACGAAGAGGCCGAGGGCGAGCATGCAGACGGGTGCGGCGATCAGGACGAAGAGGTCGCCGCGCTGGACGTGGGCGCCGAGCAGGTCGAAGGCGCCGCCCTTGAACTGCGGGAAGGAGCGGTCGGCGGTCGCGTCCGGGTACCACTTCCAGATGGCCTGCTGGAGGGCGAGGGAGAGGCCGATCGCGGTGATCAGGGGGGCGAGGCGGGGTGCGTTGCGCAGCGGCCGGTAGGCGAAGCGTTCGGCGGCGAGGCTGACGGCGACGGAGCAGATCACGCCGCCGATGATCATGAGGGGGACGATGGCGAGGAGGTTGGAACCGGAGGGCATCCAGATGTACACGGTGAGTGCTCCGAAGCCTCCGATCATGAAGATTTCGCCGTGTGCGAAGTTGATGAGCTGGATGATTCCGTAGACCATCGTGTAACCGATCGCGATGAGTCCGTACATCGCGCCGAGGATGAGTCCGTTGGCCAGCTGTTGCGGCAGTTCGTGCACCGCAGGGCCTCCGTTGGAGTGGTTCGGATATGGCACCGCGCGGGAGCGCTGGTGGCGCTCCCGCGCGGTCTGGTTGCCTGGTGGCGACCGAAGTGGGGCGGTGTGGCGGTTACTTGGCGACGGCCTCGCTGAGCTTGGAGACCCACTTGCCGCCGTCGACCTGGTAGGCGGTCATCATGGTGTTGGTGGTGTCGCCGTACTCGTCGAAGGCGACCGGGCCGGTGACGCCTTCGAACTGGACCTTGGCCATGGCCTCGAGGACCTTCGCGCGGCTGTCGTCGGGGAGCTTGCCGTCGTTGGCGGCGGCCACGATCTTCACGGCCTCGATGATGGCCCAGGTGGCGTCGTAGGTGCTGCCGCCGTACGCCTCGTAGGCGTCCTTGTAGCCGGCCGTCTGGTAGTCCGCGATGAACTTCTTGGCGGATTCGAGCTCTTCGACGGGCTTGCCGACCGAGGTGGCGATGTCGCCCTGGGCCTTCTTGTTCAGGCTGATGAAGTCGGCGCTGTACATGCCGTCACCGCCCATGAGCGGAATGTTGACGCTGTCCTTGAGCTGCTGGCTCAGGGGGGCGCCGGCGGGGTACTCACCGCCGTAGTAGACGGCCTTGGCGCCGGAGCTCTTCACCTTGGTGACGACGGAGTTGAAGTCGCGGTCGTCGGGGTTGACGTGGTCGGCGCCGACGATCTTCCCGCCGAGGCCGGTGAACGTCGTCTTGAAGGAGGCGGCGAGGCCGGCGCCGTACGTCTTCTGGTCGTCGATCAGGTAGACGTCCTTGATCTTCGCGTTCTTGAACAGGTAGTTCGCGGCGAAGGCACCCTGGATGGCGTCGGTGGTGGCGGTGCGGAAGTACGTCTTGAACGGGCGCTTCTTGGCGCTGTCGCCGTCCTTCCAGTTGTCGCCCTGGGTCAGCTCGGTGCCGGTGTTGGCGGGAGAGACCTGGGTGAGGCTGGCGTCCTCGAACGGCTTCTGCATCGACTGGGCCACGCTGGAGTTCAGCGGGCCGACCACGCCGACGAGGTCCTTGTTGCCGATGAACTTCTGGGCGTTCTGGCCACCGACGGAGGGCTGGGCCTGGTCGTCGAGCGGCTGCAGCTCGAAGGTGATGCCCGGGACCGTCTTGTCCTTGTTCGCCGTCTTGACGGCGAGGTCGGCGGAGTTCTTGATGCCGAGGCCGAGGGCGGAGAGGTCGCCGGTCAGGGGGGCGTCGAGACCGATGACGACGGTCTGGGTCCCACCGCTCTCGCTGCCCTTGTCGTCGTCGCGCGACCCGCAGGCGGTGAGGGTGAGTGCTCCGGTGGTGAGCACTGCGGTGAGTATGAGCAAAGAACGGTGTCGCACGAAAGGTCCTTTCCCTGGCGCGGCCTCCTCCGTTGAGGTGCCTGTCGTTCGCCAAGCCGTACGTGATGGGTACAAGGGCGTGCCGCAGTCGCACCCGTCGGCGCGGTGACTGGCGGTGACTCTAGGCGCAGGTGGTGGGGTCGTGGACGGGTGAGGGCAAGGATGTGACTGTCTTGTTATGAGTTGAGGAAGGCTTGAGGTGGCAGGGAGGACATGTGTCGCTTTCGGGCCGCCGGATCTTTCTCGCATGGTGAGAACGCCCAGCTCTGCTAAGGGGCTTGAGGCGATCTTGGTCCTGACGGGTGGGCCGGGGTGCCGAAGGGCGCGGAGGCTCGGCACGGGGCGCGGAATGGCCACCGCGTTCATTGCGTGCCTGTTACGCAGTGTTACGCCGGACGGCCCGGTATGCGTGCGAGGTGCCCGGGGTGGCGCGAAGTCGCTCACGAACCCCCCTGGACATCACCGAAGTTGGCTGGATCACGCGGTCAACCCCGGTTACGTGTAGTGGGCATGAAACTGCCCGGCCGGTACGGTCCGCAGGCCCGGCCGGGCGGCTGGAGAAGTGGGGGAGGGGGCGGCGGCCGCTCGTCAGCCGGCGGCGGGCGCGTCGCGCAGGAGGCAGGTGAGGCGGGCGGTGCAGACCCGCTTGCCGTGCTCGTCGGTGATGACGATCTCGTAGGTCGCGGTGGAGCGCCCGCGGTGCACGGGGGTGGCGACGCCGGTCACGAGCCCGCTGCGGGCGCCGCGGTGATGGGTGCAGTTGAGGTCGACGCCGACCGCGATCTTCCCGGCGCCGCCGTGGAGCATCGAGCCGACCGAACCGAGGGTCTCGGCGAGCACGGCCGACGCCCCGCCGTGCAGGAGCCCGTAGGGCTGGGTGTTGCCCTCGACCGGCATGGTGGCGACGACGCGGTCCGCGGAGGCCTCCGTGATCCGCAGGCCCATCCGTTCGCCGAGGCGCCCGGCGGAGAAGAGGGCGGGCAGATCGATGCCGAGAGCGGCGTACTCGTCGATGACGTCCTGCGGGAACACGGGTGCGGTCTGCTCGCCCATGGGTCGGCTCCGTTCGTCCGGTGGTGACTTCGCTGTGCGGTCCGTTCTTACCAGAGACCACTGAGCGGGTGCTTAGGGAGTGTCCGGCCGATCGGGGCCGGGGCCCGGCGGTCCGCACGCTCGTGGCCCTCGGGACCACCCGCGGTCATCCGGTGCCCGGCGGCCGTTCACCGGGGTTGGGTAGGTTGGCCCGATGCGGGGATCGGGTGTCGTGGGATGTCGTCGGCTGGGCCTGGCCGGTTCGCTGGCGATCGGCGCGGGCGGCTGGGTGGCCGGGAGACTGCCGGCGCACGACCCGTGGGGCTGGTGGACGGAGCGGAGCCCGGCGGTGACGACGGCCGGCGCCGTCCTCGCCTACGCCGGCCTGGCGCTCCTCGTCGCCGCCTGGTGGGGGTACGGGCGCGCCGGCGCCCCGGTGCGCCACACGCTGGTGACGCTCGCCTGGTGGGCGGCGCCGCTGCTGCTGGCGCCGCCCCTGTACAGCGCGGACGTCTACAGCTACGTCGCCCAGGGGGCGATGGTCCTCGAAGGGCACGACGTGTACGGCGAGGGCCCCTCCGTCCTCGATCCGGCCGGCATCGCCGGAGACGCGGCGGCGAGCGTGGGCGCGCACTGGACCGACACCCCCGCCCCGTACGGCCCCTTCTTCCTGCTGCTGGCGCGGGGCGCGGTGGCGCTGACCGGTGGCACTCTGGTCCCGGCGGTGCTGGTGCTGCGCCTGGTCGCGGTGGCGGCGCTGCTGCTGATCGTGTGGGCGGTGCGGCGTCTCGCCCGGGAGTACGGGGCGGACGAGGGCGGCGCGTTGTGGCTCGCGGCGCTCAACCCCCTGCTGCTGATGCACGTGGTGGGCGGGATGCACAACGACGGCCTGATGGCGGGGCTCGCACTGGCGGGGACGGTGTGCGCGCTGCGGGGCCGCTGGGCACTCGCCGGGGTGCTGATCGGGCTGGCGACGATGGTCAAGTCCCCGGCCGCACTGGCCCTGTTGTTCGTCGGTGTGGCGGTGGGCAGAGCGGCGTCCGGTTCGCCCGCGCGGCGGATCGCCCTCGGGGCCTTCGGACCGGCGGCGGCCGCCGCCGCCACGGTGCTCGCGGTCTCGGCGGTGAGCGGAACCGGCTTCGGCTGGCTGCACACGCAGGGCGTCGCGGGTGCCATCCACACCTCGCTCTCCCTCTCCAGCGACCTGGGCGCCGGTCTCGGTCCGCTCGCCCGGTCGGTGGCCGGAGTGGACCCCGGCACGGTGCTCTCGGCCGTGCGGATGCTCGGACTCGGCGCGGCGGCCGTCCTGGTCGCACGGCTCGGGTGGCGCTCGGCCACCGGCCGGCTGGACCCCGTGCTGGCGCTGGGCCTGGCGCTGACGGCGCTGGTGGCGCTGTCGCCGATGGTGCAGCCCTGGTACGCCCTCTGGGGGGTGCCGTTCGTCGCCGTACGGGCGCGGTGGGGCTGGTCGGGGCGGCTGCTGGCGGTCCTCTCGGCGGCGCTGGTCTTCGAGACGCACCCCTCGGGTTCGACACCGGGATTCGGCTTCGCGGTGGGCGGGGCGGTCGCGGTCGCGGGGCTGGTACTGCTGTGGCGGGACGCCGTGGCGGACCCGGGCAGGGGCGGCGGGGGTCCCGGGGTGCCCAGGCCCCGCCACCCCGGGACGGTGCGCGACGGGGTGCGGGCCGGGGCGCCTCCGGGCTGACCCGGCGGACGGGCCCGGACGGGGGCGCGCCGCCGTCCCGGGGGCCCCGGTGCGACGTCTCCGGTGCGTCGGCCCCGGGGCGGCTTCCGCGACGCGGCCCGCTCCGGTCGGCCCGTCCGCCCGGCACGTGCCGGCCCGGCACCCGCCCGCCGGAGGGGGTCAGCCGGCGCTCTCGAAGCGCACCACGACCGACTTGCTGGCGGGGGTGTTGCTGGTGTCGGCGGTCGAGTCGAGCGGCACGAGGACATTCGTCTCGGGGTAGTAGGCGGCGGCGCACCCCCGGGCGGTGGGGTAGTGGACGACGCGGAAGCCGGGCGCGCGGCGCTCGGTGCCGTCCTTCCACTCGCTGACGAGGTCGGTGTGGGCGCCGTCGGCGAGGCCGAGTTCGCGGGCGTCCTCGGGGTGGACGAGGACGACACGCCGGCCGTTCGTGATACCGCGGTAGCGGTCGTCGAGCCCGTAGATCGTGGTGTTGTACTGGTCGTGGGAGCGCAGGGTCTGCAGGAGCAGCCTGCCGGCGGGGAGTTCGGGGTACTCGACGGGCGCCGCGGTGAAATTGGCCTTGCCGGTGGCCGTGGGGAAGCGGCGGGCGTCGCGCGGCCCGTGGGGGAGGGTGAAGCCGCCCGGGCGGGCGACGCGGGCGTTGAAGTCCTCGAAGCCCGGCACGACACGGGAGATGCGGTCGCGGATGGTGCCGTAGTCCCTCTCGAACTCCTCCCAGGGCGTGGCCGAACCGGGTCCGAGGACGGCGCGCGCCATGCGGGCCACGATGGCGGGTTCGGAGAGCAGGTGCGGGCTCGCGGGGGCGAGGTTGCCGCGGGAGGCGTGCACCATGCTCATGGAGTCCTCGACGGTGACGAACTGCTTGCCGCCGGCCTGGACGTCCTTGTCGGTGCGCCCGAGGGTCGGCAGGATGAGGGCGCGGCTGCCGGTGACGGCGTGCGAGCGGTTGAGCTTGGTCGACACGTGGACGGTGAGGCGGGCCCGGCGCATCGCCGCCTCGGTGACCGCGGTGTCGGGGGTGGCGGCGACGAAGTTGCCGCCCATCGCGAAGAAGACCTTGGCGTCGCCGTCGCGCAGGGCGCGGATGGCGCGCACCACGTCGTACCCGTGGTGGCGCGGTGAGGTGATGCCGAACTCCTTGTCGAGGGCGTCGAGGAAGGCGGGTGCGGGGCGCTCGTAGATGCCCATGGTGCGGTCGCCCTGGACGTTGGAGTGGCCGCGCACGGGGCAGACGCCGGCGCCGGGGCGGCCGATGTTCCCGCGCAGCAGGAGGAAGTTGACGACTTCGCGGATGGTGGGCACGGAGTGCTTGTGCTGGGTGAGACCCATCGCCCAGCAGACGATGGTGCGCTCGGAGGCGAGGACCAGAGCGAGGGCCTTCTCGATGTCGGCGCGTTCCAGCCCGGTGGCGGTGAGGGTGTCGTCCCAGTCGGCCTCCTGCGCGGCGCGCGCGAACTCCTCGTACCCGTGGGTGTGTTCGTCGACGAAAGCGGTGTCCACGGCGCCCTCGGTCTGCAGGATCAGCTTGTTGAGCAGACGGAAGAGAGCCTGGTCGCCGCCGAGGCGTATCTGGAGGAAGAGGTCGGTCAGCGCGGTGCCCCGGATCATGCCCCGGGGGGTCTGCGGGTTCTTGAAGCGCTCCAGACCGGCCTCGGGGAGTGGATTGACCGAGATGATCTTCGCCCCGGCGTGCTTGGCCTTCTCCAGCGCGGAGAGCATGCGCGGGTGGTTGGTGCCGGGGTTCTGGCCCGCGACGATGATCAGATCGGCCTGGTGCAGGTCTTCCAGGGAGACGCTGCCCTTGCCGATGCCGATGGTCTCCATGAGCGCGGAGCCGGACGACTCGTGGCACATGTTGGAGCAGTCCGGAAGGTTGTTCGTGCCGTACTCGCGGGCGAAGAGCTGGAGGAGGAACGCGGCCTCGTTGCTGGTGCGGCCGGAGGTGTAGAAGAGCGCCTCGTCGGGGGAGCCGAGCCCACGGAGTTCTTCAGCAATGATGGCGAAAGCGTCGTCCCACCCGATCGCCTCGTAGGTGTCCGCGCCCTCGGGGAGGTACACCGGCTGCGTGATCCGGCCCTGCTGGCCGAGCCAGTAACCGCTGCGGCCGGCCAGGTCGGAGACCGGGTGGGCGGCGAAGAACTCCGGGGTGACGCGGCGCAGCGTCGCCTCCTCGGCGACGGCCTTGGCCCCGTTCTCGCAGAACTCCGCGGTGTGCCGCCGGTCGCCCTCCGGCCAGGCGCACCCCGGGCAGTCGAAACCGTTCTTCTGGTTGACCTTGAGGAGCGTCCGCGCGGTGCGCCCCACCCCCATCTGCTGCTGGGCCATGA
This window encodes:
- a CDS encoding branched-chain amino acid ABC transporter permease; translation: MTTHTTRAPLPLPPAAARALTTAGAAVTLVGTFLAWTWTDEFPGDLTVTGYPGGLQILTLVGSVLTLLLVLSGYGIRGLGWLTPGGTNSSVRFAALGILATTGYAVGAITTELGGVVNLEPGAWVSLAGSLVAAVASFGLPADQATGDAHPGGGSVFANSLTAPAPGRARELPSWAEILVIAAAFGVALYVFSYGIDTEYTELFIGFLLTAGLGFTALHRAGLVARLSALTSKHRNVTLTAALVAAFCFPFTQNTGEYALIGTNILIFATVALGLNVVVGLAGLLDLGYVAFLGVGAYTSALVSGASASAIGVHFPFWAAVLTGAVVSLVFGVLIGAPTLRLRGDYLAIVTLGFGEIFRVTVNNLNGNSGPDLTNGSQGIPSIPDLNLFGFEFGTSHDVGPFSLSRPANYYLLMLLVTAVVILVFRRSGDSRIGRAWVAIREDETAATAMGINAFRLKLLAFALGATLAGLAGTVQAHVNYTVTPEQYQFAGSVPPNSAFLLAAVILGGMGTLSGPFVGAALLYLIPAKLQFMQDYQLLLFGIALILLMRFRPEGLVADRRKQLEFHEADADNTTNQPDVPEPRQPEDTGAGITKAGA
- a CDS encoding branched-chain amino acid ABC transporter permease, which encodes MHELPQQLANGLILGAMYGLIAIGYTMVYGIIQLINFAHGEIFMIGGFGALTVYIWMPSGSNLLAIVPLMIIGGVICSVAVSLAAERFAYRPLRNAPRLAPLITAIGLSLALQQAIWKWYPDATADRSFPQFKGGAFDLLGAHVQRGDLFVLIAAPVCMLALGLFVSKTRAGRGMQATSQDPDTAKLMGINTDRIIVMAFAIGAAFAAVAAVAYGLKNGQIGFKMGFIMGLKAFTAAVLGGIGNIYGAMLGGVVLGLAEALATGYMSDVPGMDLFGGGAWKDVWAFVLLIVVLLLRPQGLLGERVADRA
- a CDS encoding branched-chain amino acid ABC transporter substrate-binding protein yields the protein MLILTAVLTTGALTLTACGSRDDDKGSESGGTQTVVIGLDAPLTGDLSALGLGIKNSADLAVKTANKDKTVPGITFELQPLDDQAQPSVGGQNAQKFIGNKDLVGVVGPLNSSVAQSMQKPFEDASLTQVSPANTGTELTQGDNWKDGDSAKKRPFKTYFRTATTDAIQGAFAANYLFKNAKIKDVYLIDDQKTYGAGLAASFKTTFTGLGGKIVGADHVNPDDRDFNSVVTKVKSSGAKAVYYGGEYPAGAPLSQQLKDSVNIPLMGGDGMYSADFISLNKKAQGDIATSVGKPVEELESAKKFIADYQTAGYKDAYEAYGGSTYDATWAIIEAVKIVAAANDGKLPDDSRAKVLEAMAKVQFEGVTGPVAFDEYGDTTNTMMTAYQVDGGKWVSKLSEAVAK
- a CDS encoding hotdog fold thioesterase — its product is MGEQTAPVFPQDVIDEYAALGIDLPALFSAGRLGERMGLRITEASADRVVATMPVEGNTQPYGLLHGGASAVLAETLGSVGSMLHGGAGKIAVGVDLNCTHHRGARSGLVTGVATPVHRGRSTATYEIVITDEHGKRVCTARLTCLLRDAPAAG
- the mptB gene encoding polyprenol phosphomannose-dependent alpha 1,6 mannosyltransferase MptB, with the protein product MGCRRLGLAGSLAIGAGGWVAGRLPAHDPWGWWTERSPAVTTAGAVLAYAGLALLVAAWWGYGRAGAPVRHTLVTLAWWAAPLLLAPPLYSADVYSYVAQGAMVLEGHDVYGEGPSVLDPAGIAGDAAASVGAHWTDTPAPYGPFFLLLARGAVALTGGTLVPAVLVLRLVAVAALLLIVWAVRRLAREYGADEGGALWLAALNPLLLMHVVGGMHNDGLMAGLALAGTVCALRGRWALAGVLIGLATMVKSPAALALLFVGVAVGRAASGSPARRIALGAFGPAAAAAATVLAVSAVSGTGFGWLHTQGVAGAIHTSLSLSSDLGAGLGPLARSVAGVDPGTVLSAVRMLGLGAAAVLVARLGWRSATGRLDPVLALGLALTALVALSPMVQPWYALWGVPFVAVRARWGWSGRLLAVLSAALVFETHPSGSTPGFGFAVGGAVAVAGLVLLWRDAVADPGRGGGGPGVPRPRHPGTVRDGVRAGAPPG